A stretch of the Capsicum annuum cultivar UCD-10X-F1 chromosome 8, UCD10Xv1.1, whole genome shotgun sequence genome encodes the following:
- the LOC107839320 gene encoding cyclic nucleotide-gated ion channel 1 translates to MTILNEEKYVRFEDCKSEDNWMFSVRKSSISSWMGTIKRGFERGSDRISGLILKSLCIGSLSGSPRNKILDPQEPFLQFWNKIFVLACIISVAIDPLFFYIPVIDSKRKCLDLDRTLKIPISILRSVTDLFYVYHIILQFRTGFIAPSSRVFGRGELIEDPYLIAKRYFSSYFFIDILAVLPLPQMVLFIVAPYMNRPISLVTKKQLVIVILVQYVPRIFRIYPLHKEVTRTTGFFTETAWAGAAFNLFLFMIASNVVGALWYLITVQRQNDCWTKICKGIKKCVLDDLCCGHQGKLNAQLLKSSCPLLKPEAIHEKDFDFGIFLDALQSRVTEKRNFWSKLSYCFWWGLRNLSSLGQDLKTSNFVWEILFAIFICIVGLILFSLLIGNMQEYLQSITVRVEGMRLRRRDAEQWMSHRMLPDNLRERIRRYEQYKWQQTRGVDEDYLISNLPKDLRRDVKRHLCWSLLKRVPMFDKMDEQLLDALCDRLKPALFTENSFIIREGDPVNEMLFLMRGTLLTMTTNGGRTGFFNSASLKAGDFCGEELLTWALDPNASLTLPASTRTVQAVIDVEAFALTADDLKFVAAQFRRLHSKQLRHTFRFYSQHWRTWAACFIQAAWRRHCRNKLEKSLREEEDRLQAALANEIATLPSLGATIYASKFAANALRALRRNHPRVSKSSTRLSPLLLQKPAEPDFSSSS, encoded by the exons ATGACGATTCTCAACGAAGAAAAATATGTGAG GTTTGAGGACTGCAAGTCAGAAGATAATTGGATGTTTTCAGTGAGAAAATCATCAATCAGCTCATGGATGGGTACTATTAAAAGAGGATTTGAGAGGGGTTCTGATAGAATAAGTGGCTTAATTTTAAAATCGCTGTGCATCGGTTCTCTAAGTGGCAGTCCAAGGAATAAAATTCTCGATCCTCAGGAACCATTTCTACAGTTCTGGAACAAAATATTTGTCTTGGCTTGTATAATTTCAGTGGCAATTGATCCATTGTTCTTCTACATTCCCGTCATTGATAGCAAGAGGAAGTGCCTTGATTTGGATCGTACATTAAAGATCCCTATTTCTATTCTTCGATCAGTCACCGATCTTTTCTATGTCTATCATATCATCTTGCAGTTTCGTACTGGATTTATTGCTCCTTCTTCTCGAGTATTTGGTAGGGGTGAGTTGATTGAGGACCCCTACCTTATAGCCAAGAGATacttttcatcttatttcttcaTTGACATCCTAGCTGTTCTTCCACTCCCACAG ATGGTGCTCTTTATAGTCGCTCCTTACATGAATCGTCCCATTTCTCTGGTGACAAAAAAGCAGTTGGTGATTGTTATTTTGGTACAATATGTTCCAAGAATTTTTAGGATATATCCATTGCACAAGGAAGTAACAAGGACAACAGGCTTTTTTACTGAAACGGCCTGGGCTGGAGCTGCTTTCAatttattcctattcatgattgCCAGTAAT GTAGTTGGAGCCCTTTGGTATTTGATCACAGTGCAAAGACAAAATGACTGCTGGACCAAAATATGTAAGGGTATAAAAAAATGTGTGTTGGACGACTTATGTTGTGGACATCAAGGAAAACTTAACGCGCAATTACTAAAATCTTCTTGTCCTCTCCTGAAACCGGAAGCTATACACGAGAAGGACTTTGATTTTGGGATATTTCTTGATGCTCTTCAGTCTCGAGTAACAGAAAAAAGAAACTTTTGGTCCAAACTCTCCTATTGCTTCTGGTGGGGGCTGCGAAATTTAAG TTCTCTTGGCCAAGACCTTAAGACAAGCAACTTTGTATGGGAAATTCTCTTTGCCATCTTCATCTGCATCGTTGGGCTGATTCTGTTTTCCTTGCTTATTGGCAACATGCAG GAATATTTGCAGTCTATCACAGTAAGAGTAGAAGGGATGAGATTGAGAAGACGGGATGCAGAACAATGGATGTCTCACCGCATGCTTCCCGACAACCTGAGAGAGCGCATTCGAAGATATGAGCAGTACAAATGGCAACAAACTAGAGGCGTTGATGAAGATTATTTAATTTCTAACCTTCCCAAAGACTTGAGAAGAGACGTAAAGCGCCATCTATGTTGGTCTTTGCTCAAAAGA GTTcccatgtttgataaaatggatGAACAGTTACTGGATGCGCTGTGTGATCGACTGAAACCAGCTCTTTTCACAGAGAATAGCTTCATAATCCGAGAAGGCGATCCAGTGAATGAGATGCTTTTTCTCATGAGAGGTACTTTGTTGACTATGACCACAAATGGTGGAAGAACTGGTTTCTTCAACTCTGCATCTCTTAAGGCTGGTGATTTTTGTGGAGAGGAGCTTCTTACATGGGCTTTAGATCCCAATGCTTCCTTGACTCTTCCCGCCTCAACTAGAACAGTGCAAGCTGTCATAGATGTTGAAGCTTTTGCTCTCACAGCTGATGATCTCAAGTTTGTTGCCGCCCAATTTAGACGCCTCCATAGCAAGCAGCTTCGCCATACTTTCAG GTTTTATTCACAGCATTGGAGGACATGGGCAGCCTGCTTTATACAAGCAGCATGGCGCAGACACTGCAGGAACAAACTTGAAAAATCTTTGAGAGAGGAAGAAGATAGACTACAGGCTGCATTGGCAAATGAGATAGCAACTTTACCAAGTCTAGGAGCTACCATTTATGCATCAAAGTTTGCTGCTAACGCGTTGCGCGCCTTGCGGCGCAACCACCCAAGGGTTTCCAAATCATCTACCAGATTAAGTCCCTTATTGCTTCAGAAGCCAGCTGAACCTGATTTTAGCTCCTCAAGCTAG
- the LOC107839318 gene encoding long chain acyl-CoA synthetase 4 isoform X2, with translation MLGEREMFNGQAGKYIWLTYREVYDLVLTVGASIRVCGVKQGGKCGIYGANCSNWVISMQACNAHGLYCVPLYDTLGAGAVEYIICHAEVSVAFAEETKISEVLKAFPNAGKFLKILVSFGKITQEQKDKAGNFDLKLYSWDEFLLLGKQEKFDLPVKKKTDICTIMYTSGTTGDPKGVMISNESILSLISGVNHHMETMGEGFNDADVYLSYLPLAHIFDRVIEELFISKGASVGFWHKDVKQLIDDIKELKPTVFCSVPRVLDKIYSGLVEKTSSVGFLKHKVFNFCYNYKLGNMSKGYKHSEAAPIIDKIIFSKVKEGLGGNLRLILSGAAPLSSTVETYLRVVTCANVLQGYGLTETCAGSFVARPDELAMVGTVGPPLPIIDVCLESVPEMGYDALGDTPSGEICIRGKCLFSGYYKREDLTKEVLVDGWFHTGDVGEWQPDGSMKIIDRKKNIFKLSQGEYVAVENLEGIYSLASSVDATWIYGSSYESFLVAVVNPNMGALQSWADENEITWDFDTICENPRAKAYILSELTNIAKEKELKGFEFIKAVHLDPIPFDMERELITPTHKKKRVQFLKYYQDNIDTLYKSTR, from the exons ATGTTAGGTGAGCGTGAAATGTTCAATGGTCAG GCAGGTAAATACATTTGGTTAACTTACAGAGAGGTGTATGATCTAGTGTTAACAGTTGGAGCTTCTATTCGTGTCTGCGGTGTTAAGCAA GGTGGAAAATGTGGTATATACGGGGCCAACTGCTCGAATTGGGTTATAAGCATGCAG GCCTGCAATGCTCATGGTCTTTATTGTGTCCCCTTATATGACACTCTAG GTGCTGGTGCAGTTGAGTATATCATTTGCCATGCAGAAGTTTCTGTTGCTTTTGCAGAGGAAACTAAAATTTCTGAG GTGCTGAAAGCTTTTCCTAACGCTGGAAAGTTCCTGAAAA TTCTTGTAAGCTTCGGTAAGATCACGCAGGAACAGAAAGACAAGGCTGGAAATTTTGATCTGAAACTGTATTCTTGGGATGAGTTCCTGTTGCTG GGAAAGCAAGAGAAATTTGATCTTCCGGTTAAAAAGAAGACAGATATCTGCACAATCATGTACACAAGTGGGACAACTGGTGATCCGAAGGGAGTCATGATTTCCAATGAGAGCATTCTATCCCTTATATCTGGAGTGAACCACCATATGGAGACCATGGGTGAAGGG TTCAATGATGCGGATGTATATTTGTCATACCTTCCTTTAGCACACATATTCGATCGAGTCATTGAAGAATTATTCATTTCTAAAGGTGCCTCAGTAGGTTTTTGGCATAAG GACGTTAAACAATTGATTGATGACATCAAAGAGCTAAAGCCAACTGTATTTTGTTCAGTTCCGCGTGTGCTGGACAAGATTTATTCAG GTTTGGTGGAGAAGACTTCGTCTGTTGGTTTCCTTAAACATAAAGTGTTTAACTTCTGCTACAACTA CAAATTGGGTAACATGAGTAAAGGGTATAAGCATTCAGAGGCAGCTCCTATTATTGACAAAATAATTTTCAGCAAG GTGAAGGAGGGTTTAGGAGGAAACTTGCGTCTCATTCTATCGGGAGCAGCACCTCTCTCTTCCACTGTTGAAACCTATTTACGAGTTGTTACATGTGCTAATGTTCTTCAAGGATATG GTTTAACGGAGACCTGTGCAGGCTCATTTGTTGCAAGACCAGATGAACTGGCAATGGTGGGCACTGTTGGTCCTCCTTTACCAATTATAGATGTGTGTCTAGAGTCTGTTCCTGAAATGGGGTACGATGCCCTTGGAGATACCCCTAGTGGAGAGATATGCATAAGAGGGAAGTGCTTATTCTCAGGATACTATAAGCGTGAAGACCTCACCAAGGAGGTGTTGGTCGATGGATGGTTCCACACAG GTGATGTTGGTGAATGGCAGCCGGATGGGAGCATGAAAATTATAGACCGCAAGAAAAACATTTTCAAGCTCTCCCAAGGAGAATATGTTGCTGTTGAGAATCTGGAGGGAATTTATTCTCTTGCCTCTAGTGTGGATGCG ACATGGATCTATGGCAGTAGCTATGAATCGTTTCTTGTTGCTGTTGTGAATCCCAATATGGGAGCTCTTCAGTCTTGGGCCGATGAGAACGAAATAACTTGGGATTTTGATACTATATGTGAGAACCCAAGGGCAAAAGCATATATCCTATCAGAACTAACCAATATTGCGAAGGAAAAAGAG CTGAAAGGCTTTGAATTTATCAAAGCTGTGCACCTTGACCCTATACCATTTGACATGGAGCGTGAACTTATAACCCCGACTCACAAGAAAAAGAGGGTCCAGTTTCTCAAATACTACCAG GACAACATTGATACACTGTACAAAAGCACAAGATAA
- the LOC124886406 gene encoding non-specific lipid-transfer protein 2-like — MPRQLYTVIILLLVMSSTSADPFCKIVSRGIWPCLSYVRGKHHHKSEKPSYECCKGMNSIENALEKYQRDDRAAFLCISSRIHFSSTRYTHALYLCIIRSSLPSVGHSINFKENLKVANGC, encoded by the exons ATGCCAAGGCAACTCTATACTGTGATCATTCTCTTGCTTGTTATGTCGTCAACATCAGCAGATCCTTTTTGTAAAATTGTTTCAAGAGGGATCTGGCCTTGTTTATCTTACGTTAGAGGGAAACATCATCATAAATCGGAGAAGCCATCATACGAATGCTGCAAAGGAATGAACAGTATAGAGAACGCGTTAGAAAAGTATCAGCGGGATGACAGGGCTGCTTTCTTGTGTATTTCTTCACGTATCCATTTTAGTTCCACTCGTTACACACATGCTTTATATCTATGTATTATACGTTCATCTCTGCCTTCCGTTGGCCATAGCATCAATTTCAAG GAAAATCTGAAAGTTGCAAATGGATGTTGA
- the LOC107839317 gene encoding DEAD-box ATP-dependent RNA helicase 31: MPLKLLPQLRFFNSTFPFSHFPTMKCNSTLKPKTTPVFSRMFPHKLKYRSIGFPILPSQVQEVRRFSSRSGRPRTGSGDGVRVSKSLIEDEAELSDWVSGLRSGSEFTKTKVYSDSDDNEGDSERGRGKFGNRRNGGEERGEKRRRDDDFSGPGRRSGGSMRNGGRFGSELAGGRSGGRFGSELAGGRSGGRGEMQSRNGGRFGNDRGSRSEGGRSGDRDRMEWSPKGGRFGSEDRRSGGRDKMESFSKGGRFGSGMGRESEGRRNGGKGRMESFPRKGGRFGSEMGSPRDNRRGESNAGSGYGRDMAAQGGSGRLGRKEGTGMARGSSMLLDEDDTDNEEEEEENGYKGFRDLIDSEEESEESEEDDEVEDEKMLSLEKEDSPRAVRPSSPGKSDSHLTETRFDQFPLSPLSLKGVKDVGYKTMTVVQEATLPVILKGKDVLAKAKTGTGKTVAFLLPSIEVVVKSPPTSRDQKRPPILVLVICPTRELASQAAAEANTLLKYHPSIGVQVVIGGTRLALEQKRMQANPCQILVATPGRLRDHVENTAGFATRLMGVKVLVLDEADHLLDMGFRKEIEKIISAVPKQRQTLLFSATVPPEVRQICHIALKRDHEFINTVEEGSEETHAQVQQMHLVSPLESHFPFLYALLKEHIADDVNYKVLVFCTTAMVTKLVAELLSELNLNVREIHSRKPQSYRTRVSDEFRKSTGLILVSSDVSARGVDYPDVTLVVQIGVPADRQQYIHRLGRTGRKGKEGQGILLLAPWEEYFLSTIKDLPISKAPVPLIDPETKKKVERALSHVDMKSKESAYQAWLGYYNSNRSVGKDKYRLVELANEFSRTMGLDNPPAIPKLVLGKMGLKNIPGLRSK; this comes from the exons ATGCCGCTCAAGTTATTACCACAGCTTCGTTTCTTCAATTCTACATTCCCATTTTCCCATTTTCCAACCATGAAATGTAATTCAACTTTAAAGCCTAAAACTACACCAGTTTTTTCTAGAATGTTCCCACACAAGCTCAAGTATAGGTCAATTGGGTTTCCAATTTTACCCTCCCAAGTACAAGAGGTTCGTAGGTTTTCGAGCCGGTCAGGGAGACCAAGAACCGGGTCGGGTGATGGGGTCCGGGTATCGAAGAGCTTGATTGAAGATGAAGCTGAACTTAGTGATTGGGTTAGTGGGTTGCGGTCCGGTTCGGAGTTTACGAAAACAAAGGTGTATAGTGACAGTGATGATAATGAGGGGGATAGCGAAAGGGGTAGGGGTAAATTTGGTAATAGGCGTAATGGTGGAGAAGAAAGAGGTGAAAAGAGAAGGAGAGATGATGATTTTAGCGGGCCCGGTAGGAGAAGTGGAGGCTCAATGCGGAATGGAGGAAGGTTTGGAAGTGAATTGGCGGGTGGAAGAAGTGGAGGAAGGTTTGGAAGTGAATTGGCGGGTGGAAGAAGTGGAGGACGAGGTGAAATGCAGTCGAGAAATGGAGGGAGGTTTGGAAATGATAGGGGGAGTAGAAGTGAGGGTGGAAGAAGTGGTGATAGAGATCGAATGGAGTGGTCTCCTAAGGGAGGAAGGTTTGGAAGTGAGGATAGAAGAAGTGGAGGGCGAGATAAGATGGAGTCATTTTCGAAGGGAGGAAGGTTTGGAAGTGGGATGGGGAGAGAAAGTGAGGGTAGAAGAAATGGAGGCAAGGGTCGGATGGAGTCATTTCCAAGGAAGGGAGGGAGGTTTGGAAGTGAAATGGGAAGTCCGAGGGATAATAGGAGGGGTGAAAGCAATGCTGGTAGTGGATATGGTAGAGATATGGCAGCACAAGGTGGTAGTGGTAGGTTAGGGAGGAAAGAAGGGACAGGTATGGCGCGAGGGAGTTCCATGTTGTTGGATGAAGATGATACAGATAatgaggaagaggaagaggaaaatGGTTATAAGGGGTTCCGAGATTTGATTGACAGCGAGGAAGAAAGTGAAGAATCTGAAGAAGACGATGAGGTTGAGGATGAAAAAATGCTCTCTTTGGAAAAGGAGGACAGTCCAAGGGCAGTACGCCCGAGTTCACCTGGAAAAAGTGATTCCCACCTTACGGAAACCAG GTTTGATCAGTTTCCACTCTCTCCCTTGTCTCTGAAAGGAGTTAAAGATGTTGGATACAAAACGATGACTGTAGTGCAGGAGGCTACCCTTCCCGTTATTTTAAAAG GCAAGGACGTTCTGGCCAAGGCAAAGACTGGCACGGGGAAAACTGTAGCATTTTTG CTTCCTTCAATTGAAGTTGTGGTAAAATCACCCCCCACCAGTCGTGATCAAAAGAGACCACCAATTCTGGTGCTTGTGATATGCCCTACCCGGGAACTTGCATCTCAAGCAGCTGCCGAGGCCAACACCTTGTTGAAATATCACCCTTCAATTGGGGTTCAAGTCGTTATAGGAGGAACACGGCTTGCACTTGAGCAGAAAAGGATGCAAGCAAATCCATGCCAG ATACTTGTGGCGACACCTGGGAGGCTCAGAGATCACGTAGAGAATACAGCAGGATTTGCCACTCGATTGATGGGGGTTAAAGTGTTGGTGCTTGACGAAGCCGATCATTTGTTGGATATGGGATTCCGTAAAGAAATTGAGAAAATCATCTCTGCTGTTCCAAAACAGCGCCAAACACTTCTCTTTTCTGCAACCGTTCCACCGGAG GTCCGTCAAATTTGCCATATTGCTTTGAAAAGAGACCATGAATTTATCAATACTGTTGAGGAAGGCAGTGAAGAGACTCATGCACAA GTTCAGCAGATGCATCTGGTTTCTCCTCTAGAATCGCACTTTCCATTTCTTTATGCTCTGCTAAAAGAGCACATTGCTGATGATGTTAACTATAAG GTTCTTGTATTTTGCACAACTGCCATGGTAACAAAACTCGTTGCTGAACTTCTTAGTGAACTGAACTTGAATGTTCGGGAGATTCATTCTCGTAAGCCACAAAGCTATAGAACAAGGGTTTCGGATGAATTTCGCAAGTCAACAGGTCTTATTCTAGTTTCCTCAGATGTTTCTGCTCGTGGAGTAGATTATCCAGATGTTACCTTAGTTGTACAG ATTGGAGTGCCAGCTGATAGACAGCAGTATATCCACCGTCTAGGTAGAACCGGGCGGAAAGGAAAAGAAGGGCAAGGCATTTTGTTGTTGGCTCCATGGGAGGAATATTTCTTGTCTACAATAAAAGATTTACCCATATCAAAGGCACCTGTACCTCTGATTGATCCAGAGACCAAGAAAAAG GTGGAACGTGCGCTATCCCATGTAGATATGAAAAGCAAAGAATCTGCATACCAGGCATGGCTTGGTTACTATAATTCCAACAGGTCTGTTGGTAAGGACAAGTACAGACTTGTCGAACTTGCAAACGAGTTTAGTCGGACAATGGGGCTTGACAACCCTCCAGCAATTCCGAAGCTTGTTCTCGGGAAAATGGGATTGAAAAACATTCCTGGACTACGTTCCAAGTAA
- the LOC107839318 gene encoding long chain acyl-CoA synthetase 4 isoform X1, which yields MEDQKKYVVEVEKAKEGRNGRPSRGPVYRNVLAKDGFRPLSHGLESCWDIFCESVRNFPDNRMLGEREMFNGQAGKYIWLTYREVYDLVLTVGASIRVCGVKQGGKCGIYGANCSNWVISMQACNAHGLYCVPLYDTLGAGAVEYIICHAEVSVAFAEETKISEVLKAFPNAGKFLKILVSFGKITQEQKDKAGNFDLKLYSWDEFLLLGKQEKFDLPVKKKTDICTIMYTSGTTGDPKGVMISNESILSLISGVNHHMETMGEGFNDADVYLSYLPLAHIFDRVIEELFISKGASVGFWHKDVKQLIDDIKELKPTVFCSVPRVLDKIYSGLVEKTSSVGFLKHKVFNFCYNYKLGNMSKGYKHSEAAPIIDKIIFSKVKEGLGGNLRLILSGAAPLSSTVETYLRVVTCANVLQGYGLTETCAGSFVARPDELAMVGTVGPPLPIIDVCLESVPEMGYDALGDTPSGEICIRGKCLFSGYYKREDLTKEVLVDGWFHTGDVGEWQPDGSMKIIDRKKNIFKLSQGEYVAVENLEGIYSLASSVDATWIYGSSYESFLVAVVNPNMGALQSWADENEITWDFDTICENPRAKAYILSELTNIAKEKELKGFEFIKAVHLDPIPFDMERELITPTHKKKRVQFLKYYQDNIDTLYKSTR from the exons ATGGAAGATCAAAAGAAGTATGTAGTTGAAGTTGAAAAAGCTAAAGAAGGCAGAAATGGAAGGCCATCAAGAGGACCTGTTTATCGTAATGTGTTAGCCAAAGATGGTTTCAGGCCTTTATCTCATGGACTTGAAAGTTGCTGGGATATTTTCTG TGAGTCAGTTAGAAACTTTCCAGATAACCGAATGTTAGGTGAGCGTGAAATGTTCAATGGTCAG GCAGGTAAATACATTTGGTTAACTTACAGAGAGGTGTATGATCTAGTGTTAACAGTTGGAGCTTCTATTCGTGTCTGCGGTGTTAAGCAA GGTGGAAAATGTGGTATATACGGGGCCAACTGCTCGAATTGGGTTATAAGCATGCAG GCCTGCAATGCTCATGGTCTTTATTGTGTCCCCTTATATGACACTCTAG GTGCTGGTGCAGTTGAGTATATCATTTGCCATGCAGAAGTTTCTGTTGCTTTTGCAGAGGAAACTAAAATTTCTGAG GTGCTGAAAGCTTTTCCTAACGCTGGAAAGTTCCTGAAAA TTCTTGTAAGCTTCGGTAAGATCACGCAGGAACAGAAAGACAAGGCTGGAAATTTTGATCTGAAACTGTATTCTTGGGATGAGTTCCTGTTGCTG GGAAAGCAAGAGAAATTTGATCTTCCGGTTAAAAAGAAGACAGATATCTGCACAATCATGTACACAAGTGGGACAACTGGTGATCCGAAGGGAGTCATGATTTCCAATGAGAGCATTCTATCCCTTATATCTGGAGTGAACCACCATATGGAGACCATGGGTGAAGGG TTCAATGATGCGGATGTATATTTGTCATACCTTCCTTTAGCACACATATTCGATCGAGTCATTGAAGAATTATTCATTTCTAAAGGTGCCTCAGTAGGTTTTTGGCATAAG GACGTTAAACAATTGATTGATGACATCAAAGAGCTAAAGCCAACTGTATTTTGTTCAGTTCCGCGTGTGCTGGACAAGATTTATTCAG GTTTGGTGGAGAAGACTTCGTCTGTTGGTTTCCTTAAACATAAAGTGTTTAACTTCTGCTACAACTA CAAATTGGGTAACATGAGTAAAGGGTATAAGCATTCAGAGGCAGCTCCTATTATTGACAAAATAATTTTCAGCAAG GTGAAGGAGGGTTTAGGAGGAAACTTGCGTCTCATTCTATCGGGAGCAGCACCTCTCTCTTCCACTGTTGAAACCTATTTACGAGTTGTTACATGTGCTAATGTTCTTCAAGGATATG GTTTAACGGAGACCTGTGCAGGCTCATTTGTTGCAAGACCAGATGAACTGGCAATGGTGGGCACTGTTGGTCCTCCTTTACCAATTATAGATGTGTGTCTAGAGTCTGTTCCTGAAATGGGGTACGATGCCCTTGGAGATACCCCTAGTGGAGAGATATGCATAAGAGGGAAGTGCTTATTCTCAGGATACTATAAGCGTGAAGACCTCACCAAGGAGGTGTTGGTCGATGGATGGTTCCACACAG GTGATGTTGGTGAATGGCAGCCGGATGGGAGCATGAAAATTATAGACCGCAAGAAAAACATTTTCAAGCTCTCCCAAGGAGAATATGTTGCTGTTGAGAATCTGGAGGGAATTTATTCTCTTGCCTCTAGTGTGGATGCG ACATGGATCTATGGCAGTAGCTATGAATCGTTTCTTGTTGCTGTTGTGAATCCCAATATGGGAGCTCTTCAGTCTTGGGCCGATGAGAACGAAATAACTTGGGATTTTGATACTATATGTGAGAACCCAAGGGCAAAAGCATATATCCTATCAGAACTAACCAATATTGCGAAGGAAAAAGAG CTGAAAGGCTTTGAATTTATCAAAGCTGTGCACCTTGACCCTATACCATTTGACATGGAGCGTGAACTTATAACCCCGACTCACAAGAAAAAGAGGGTCCAGTTTCTCAAATACTACCAG GACAACATTGATACACTGTACAAAAGCACAAGATAA